The following coding sequences are from one Microbulbifer sp. TB1203 window:
- a CDS encoding DUF4132 domain-containing protein, with translation MGILDIFRRAKPKSGNPESTATESPRSEYDALIERYITHEVQNNRFLFDLKLGRSEAGKAILALDAEQSVAMLMLCMPRFIDAFRKQYKQRVQVFSSTPDSASRTPSLSDRCACYETIVRALMRRKLPLSGAQLHQLLDSLLKVGGSSLQRLPLTGVVAAAEHYASSHPLDDRFTGKLEQLRKQIEEQYSTQELRNIAGRIRALTGARQTLPLAPGEAWSDVAIADCQSLPEHGDTLLELFSLCQQAGSSKPSKKWLNSVSPLIDAFGREEFSTRLISWLTLVDKPRTIPANRSYDWQPDPNQLLDERNADVLKGLIWCGSLEENAELARALVKAALSFFRKVPGLGPRAVRVGNACIYTLANMPGRSGLYQLAVLKVKIKYRSALNIINKALTAAAEREGITVDELEEMGVPSYGLDRVGYGEEPVGDFTAVITAPSSRQVELSWRNAEGKSQKSVPARVKEQHAGELKELRGALKDIKAMLGVQKERLEQLFLKEKVWPFEVWVERYRDHPIVGTIARKLIWRFAWGDSAVLGIYRDGHLVDNAGNALALPDALVEVSLWHPITSGAAEIKAWRECIEHLEIVQPFKQAHREVYLLTDAEVNTGVYSNRFASHIIKQHQFNALAAARGWRYSLQGAWDGGDQIAQLGLPQFNLWAEFWVHGIGEYGNDTTEAGVFTYVSTDQVRFYHIRTSAENLGEDNIHEDMPADLRAVPALVLSEVFRDVDLFVGVCSVGNDPEWSDGGPEGRFRDYWHSFSFGELNASAHTRKAILEKLVPKLKIGPQCKFIDRFLVVEGQRRTYKIHLGSGNILMEPNNQYLCIVPDSRKKTAADKVFLPFEGDNMLSMILSKAVLLAEDRKIKDSTINSQIDHYQ, from the coding sequence ATGGGCATCTTGGATATTTTCAGGCGCGCCAAACCGAAATCAGGCAATCCCGAGAGCACGGCTACAGAATCACCCCGGTCTGAGTACGACGCGCTGATCGAGCGTTATATCACGCACGAGGTGCAGAACAATCGCTTCCTTTTCGACCTGAAGCTCGGTCGCTCCGAAGCGGGCAAGGCGATACTGGCACTGGATGCTGAACAAAGCGTGGCGATGCTGATGCTGTGCATGCCTCGCTTTATTGACGCCTTCCGCAAGCAATATAAACAGCGCGTCCAGGTTTTTTCCTCCACCCCGGATTCCGCCTCCAGAACCCCGAGCCTGAGCGACCGCTGCGCCTGCTATGAGACCATTGTGCGCGCGCTAATGCGTCGCAAGCTGCCGCTGAGCGGGGCGCAGTTGCACCAGTTGCTCGATAGCCTGCTGAAAGTCGGCGGCTCCAGCCTCCAGCGGCTGCCGCTGACGGGCGTGGTGGCGGCGGCCGAGCATTACGCCAGCTCCCATCCCCTCGACGACCGCTTTACCGGCAAGCTCGAGCAGCTGCGGAAGCAAATCGAAGAGCAGTACTCGACCCAGGAGCTACGCAATATCGCCGGCCGTATCCGCGCTCTCACCGGTGCCCGGCAGACGCTGCCACTGGCACCGGGGGAGGCGTGGAGCGATGTGGCCATCGCCGACTGCCAGTCCCTTCCCGAACATGGGGACACACTGCTGGAACTGTTCAGCCTCTGCCAGCAGGCCGGGAGCAGCAAGCCTTCGAAAAAATGGCTGAACAGCGTCTCCCCGCTGATCGACGCCTTCGGCCGGGAAGAGTTTTCCACGCGGCTGATATCGTGGCTGACGCTGGTGGACAAACCGCGAACCATTCCCGCCAACCGCAGCTACGACTGGCAACCGGACCCGAACCAGCTTCTCGATGAACGCAATGCCGACGTTCTCAAAGGTTTGATCTGGTGCGGCAGCCTGGAGGAGAACGCGGAGCTGGCGCGGGCGCTGGTGAAGGCGGCGCTGAGCTTTTTCCGCAAGGTGCCCGGGCTGGGCCCGCGAGCGGTGCGGGTGGGCAACGCCTGTATCTATACCCTGGCGAACATGCCGGGGCGCTCCGGGCTCTATCAGCTGGCGGTGCTGAAGGTGAAGATCAAGTACCGCAGCGCGCTCAATATAATCAACAAGGCACTCACCGCGGCCGCGGAGCGGGAGGGCATCACCGTCGACGAACTGGAGGAGATGGGCGTACCCAGCTACGGGCTGGACCGGGTGGGTTACGGCGAGGAACCGGTGGGTGACTTTACCGCGGTCATCACCGCACCTTCCAGCCGGCAGGTGGAACTCAGCTGGCGCAATGCCGAGGGCAAGAGCCAGAAATCCGTGCCGGCGCGGGTCAAGGAGCAGCATGCGGGGGAACTGAAAGAACTGCGCGGCGCCCTCAAGGATATCAAGGCCATGCTGGGGGTCCAGAAAGAACGACTGGAGCAGCTGTTCCTCAAGGAAAAGGTCTGGCCCTTCGAGGTGTGGGTCGAGCGCTATCGCGACCACCCCATTGTCGGCACCATCGCCCGCAAGTTGATCTGGCGCTTTGCCTGGGGGGATTCCGCGGTGCTGGGTATTTACCGCGACGGCCATCTGGTGGATAACGCGGGCAATGCGCTCGCGCTTCCCGATGCGCTGGTCGAGGTCAGCCTGTGGCACCCGATCACCAGCGGGGCGGCCGAAATCAAGGCCTGGCGGGAGTGCATCGAGCATCTGGAGATAGTGCAGCCGTTCAAGCAGGCTCACCGTGAGGTGTACCTGCTGACCGACGCGGAAGTGAACACCGGCGTCTACAGCAACCGCTTCGCCTCGCACATTATCAAGCAGCACCAGTTCAATGCGCTGGCGGCGGCGCGCGGCTGGCGCTACAGCCTGCAGGGCGCCTGGGACGGCGGTGACCAGATCGCCCAGTTGGGCCTGCCGCAGTTCAACCTGTGGGCGGAGTTCTGGGTGCACGGCATCGGCGAGTACGGCAACGACACCACCGAGGCCGGCGTCTTCACTTATGTCAGCACCGACCAGGTGCGCTTTTATCACATTCGCACCAGCGCCGAGAATCTCGGCGAGGACAATATCCACGAAGATATGCCGGCGGACCTGCGCGCGGTGCCGGCGCTGGTGCTTTCGGAGGTGTTCCGGGATGTGGACCTGTTCGTCGGCGTCTGTTCCGTGGGCAACGATCCGGAGTGGTCCGACGGCGGGCCGGAGGGCCGCTTCCGCGACTACTGGCACAGCTTCAGCTTCGGCGAACTCAATGCCAGCGCCCACACCCGCAAGGCGATCCTGGAGAAGCTGGTACCCAAACTGAAGATCGGGCCCCAGTGCAAATTTATCGACCGCTTCCTGGTGGTCGAGGGCCAGCGGCGCACCTACAAGATCCACCTGGGTTCGGGCAATATCCTGATGGAGCCGAATAACCAATACCTGTGTATCGTTCCCGACAGCCGCAAAAAGACGGCTGCAGACAAGGTGTTTCTGCCGTTCGAGGGGGACAATATGCTCTCGATGATTCTTTCCAAGGCGGTATTGCTGGCGGAGGACAGGAAAATCAAGGACTCGACGATCAATTCGCAAATAGATCACTATCAGTGA
- a CDS encoding LysR family transcriptional regulator: MSNLRRLDLNLLLTLDVLLSEYNVTRAAQRLNLSQPSVSVHLAKLRDIFGDPLLLPGPRGMRPTKRAEALREPLRQALESLERAVSPSTPFDPAGASDTWHVAASDYSESTILQPALSGLRSAAPGTRLASVQVVPSRIARQTEQGEIDLAFHTSEESPAGLRRRILFAERYVLVGRAGHPRLKRRPTLAQFCKLDHVIVSPDGGGFSGVTDKMLSEMGLTRRVVLSVPHFLFVLSAVANTDLVAMLPSRLVRNSDSLRVVEPPIEVPGFEMAMLWHERCHRDPAHQWLREHIVSSL; encoded by the coding sequence ATGAGTAATCTCAGGCGGCTGGACCTCAACCTGCTGCTAACGCTCGATGTGTTGCTCTCGGAATACAACGTGACCCGCGCGGCACAGCGCCTGAACCTCTCCCAGCCCTCGGTGAGCGTTCATCTCGCCAAGCTCAGGGATATCTTCGGGGACCCGCTGTTGCTGCCCGGGCCGCGGGGTATGCGCCCCACCAAGCGGGCCGAGGCGTTGCGCGAGCCCTTGCGGCAGGCACTCGAGTCTCTCGAGCGTGCGGTGTCCCCTTCCACGCCCTTCGATCCGGCCGGGGCCAGCGATACCTGGCACGTGGCCGCCTCCGACTACAGCGAATCCACGATCCTGCAGCCCGCTCTGTCCGGGCTGCGCTCGGCAGCACCCGGCACCCGGCTGGCATCGGTTCAAGTCGTTCCCTCACGCATCGCCAGGCAGACGGAACAGGGGGAGATCGACCTCGCGTTTCATACCAGCGAGGAGTCTCCGGCCGGCCTGCGTCGACGGATTCTGTTTGCGGAGCGCTATGTTCTGGTGGGCCGCGCTGGCCATCCGCGGCTGAAACGGCGGCCAACACTTGCTCAATTCTGCAAGCTCGACCACGTGATCGTATCGCCGGATGGCGGGGGGTTTAGTGGTGTCACAGATAAGATGCTCTCGGAGATGGGGCTGACGCGCCGGGTTGTGCTGTCGGTTCCGCACTTTCTGTTTGTGCTATCGGCTGTGGCGAACACCGACCTGGTGGCGATGCTGCCTTCGCGCCTGGTCCGCAACAGCGATTCACTGCGGGTTGTCGAGCCGCCAATTGAAGTACCGGGCTTCGAGATGGCGATGCTCTGGCACGAGCGCTGCCATCGCGATCCCGCGCATCAGTGGCTGCGGGAGCATATCGTGAGTTCGTTGTAA
- a CDS encoding NAD(P)H-dependent oxidoreductase, whose protein sequence is MNILLVYAHPEPRSLNGSLKNFAVKRLEEAGHEVQVSDLYAMQWKATLDADDNTNRQADARFDPALDSKIALENGWQSKDIELEQEKLMWADALILQFPMWWFSMPAILKGWVERVYAYGLAYGVGEHSDTHWGDRYGEGRLKGKRAMLIVTTGGWESHYSPRGINGPIEDILFPIQHGILYYPGFDVLPPYLVYRTGRVDEARFAQVCGELGQRLDHLWQTAPIPFRPQNAGAYKIPECTLRDDIAPENSGLSIHVA, encoded by the coding sequence ATGAATATTCTTCTCGTCTATGCCCACCCCGAACCCAGGTCATTGAATGGCTCTCTCAAGAACTTTGCGGTCAAACGCCTCGAAGAGGCCGGACATGAGGTCCAGGTATCGGACCTGTACGCCATGCAATGGAAGGCAACCCTCGACGCAGACGACAACACCAACAGGCAGGCCGATGCGCGCTTCGACCCGGCCCTCGACTCCAAGATCGCGCTGGAGAACGGCTGGCAGAGCAAAGACATCGAGCTGGAACAGGAGAAATTGATGTGGGCGGATGCCCTGATTCTGCAGTTTCCCATGTGGTGGTTCTCGATGCCGGCGATCCTGAAAGGCTGGGTGGAACGGGTCTATGCGTATGGCCTCGCTTATGGTGTGGGGGAGCATTCCGATACGCACTGGGGCGATCGCTATGGAGAAGGGAGACTGAAAGGAAAGCGGGCGATGCTGATCGTCACCACCGGGGGATGGGAGTCCCATTACAGCCCGCGGGGTATCAATGGCCCCATCGAGGATATTTTATTCCCCATCCAGCACGGCATTCTGTACTACCCGGGATTCGACGTGTTGCCGCCGTACCTGGTCTACCGGACCGGCCGGGTCGACGAAGCGAGGTTTGCGCAGGTTTGCGGCGAACTCGGGCAGCGCCTCGACCATCTCTGGCAGACTGCGCCGATACCCTTTCGCCCGCAAAATGCCGGCGCCTACAAAATACCGGAATGCACCTTGCGGGATGATATCGCACCGGAAAATTCCGGTCTCTCTATACACGTCGCGTAA
- a CDS encoding cupin domain-containing protein yields MKNIFSSLPEDLSAEVFEDIVSSENVRIERIVSKGHTSPESGWYDQEESEWVIVLQGAARLLFDDGREESLDTGDFINIPVHIKHRVSWTDPDRTTIWLAVFYKKSPKQA; encoded by the coding sequence ATGAAAAATATATTTTCATCACTGCCCGAAGACCTCAGCGCGGAAGTTTTCGAGGATATCGTCAGCAGTGAAAACGTAAGAATCGAGCGCATCGTCTCGAAAGGTCACACTTCCCCCGAAAGCGGCTGGTACGATCAGGAGGAGAGCGAGTGGGTTATAGTCCTGCAGGGCGCGGCGAGGCTGTTGTTTGACGATGGACGAGAAGAGAGCCTCGACACTGGCGACTTTATTAATATCCCTGTCCATATCAAGCACAGGGTCAGCTGGACGGACCCGGATAGAACCACCATTTGGCTGGCGGTATTTTATAAAAAATCGCCCAAGCAAGCGTAG
- a CDS encoding ABC transporter permease: protein MHFLQQRRSLRRLTFYFAAIAIVCLAFADIDISTRSPGHELWLMAKGLVTPRIEDWHQWLDAVIYTLTFSLQGVILAAGLGFVFSIFYHLAWVRVLAACLRSVHEVFWALIFIQIFGISTLAGVLAILLPFGGTIAKVYGEQLEESDPSPARAVRPGGGTSISHFFYTRLPLAFHAMRNYTAYRMECAIRSSVVLGFIGLPTLGFHLETALRTGDYSSASALLLTLLALVYSLRFWFKAKWLWILVPAAFIARPLSAQWSAANLGQFLWDCVPAPIRQDWPLEKTLRWLLWLGEQIASGVWNTALLAQIVLVLTGIFALLGSTLNSSHFVAGMARRTGDGFLLILRSLPEYLLNFIGLIVLGPSMLPAIIAMTLHNGAIIGHLLGGHSDEIEPAVIPSGPLSRFAYYYVPTLYQRFLAYCFYRWEIIIRETAMLGILGIPTLGFYIDSAFEFLRFDVALILIAVSAGLTLSADYISRKLRHQFLKTELRPAHGSQIQMAPLTFRNP, encoded by the coding sequence ATGCACTTTCTCCAGCAAAGACGCAGCCTGAGAAGACTCACCTTTTATTTTGCGGCGATCGCGATCGTCTGCCTGGCATTTGCGGATATCGACATCAGCACCCGGAGCCCGGGCCACGAGTTGTGGCTGATGGCGAAGGGGCTGGTAACGCCCCGGATTGAAGATTGGCATCAGTGGCTGGATGCCGTCATCTACACCCTGACCTTCTCGCTGCAGGGCGTGATCCTGGCCGCCGGCCTCGGTTTTGTTTTTTCCATTTTCTACCATCTGGCCTGGGTGCGGGTGCTCGCCGCCTGCCTGCGCTCGGTGCACGAGGTTTTCTGGGCGCTGATATTTATACAAATCTTTGGCATTTCCACCCTTGCGGGGGTGCTCGCTATTCTGCTGCCCTTTGGCGGGACTATAGCGAAGGTCTATGGCGAGCAGCTGGAGGAGAGTGACCCGTCTCCCGCCAGGGCGGTGCGGCCGGGCGGGGGCACGAGTATCAGCCACTTCTTCTACACCAGGCTGCCCCTGGCGTTCCACGCCATGCGCAATTACACCGCCTATCGCATGGAATGCGCCATTCGCTCGTCCGTGGTGCTGGGTTTTATCGGCCTACCCACCCTGGGATTCCACCTGGAAACAGCGCTGCGCACCGGCGACTACTCCTCGGCAAGCGCCCTGTTGCTGACCCTGCTGGCACTGGTCTACTCATTGAGATTCTGGTTCAAGGCCAAATGGCTCTGGATTCTGGTGCCGGCAGCCTTTATCGCCAGGCCGCTATCCGCGCAGTGGAGCGCCGCCAACCTGGGCCAGTTTCTATGGGACTGTGTGCCGGCACCGATCCGGCAGGACTGGCCCCTGGAGAAAACCCTGCGTTGGCTGCTGTGGCTCGGTGAACAGATCGCCTCCGGCGTCTGGAATACCGCCCTATTGGCGCAGATCGTACTGGTGTTGACCGGTATTTTCGCCCTGCTGGGGTCCACCCTGAACTCTTCGCATTTTGTCGCCGGTATGGCGAGAAGGACCGGCGACGGGTTCCTGCTGATCCTGAGATCTTTGCCCGAATACCTGTTGAACTTTATCGGCCTGATTGTACTGGGGCCATCCATGCTGCCGGCGATTATCGCGATGACGCTGCACAACGGCGCCATTATCGGGCACCTGCTGGGCGGACACAGCGACGAAATCGAGCCCGCCGTTATCCCTTCCGGCCCGCTCAGCCGTTTCGCCTACTATTATGTTCCCACCCTGTACCAGCGCTTCCTGGCCTATTGTTTTTACCGCTGGGAGATTATTATCCGGGAGACCGCCATGCTTGGAATACTGGGGATTCCGACACTGGGTTTTTATATCGACTCGGCATTTGAGTTTCTGCGTTTTGATGTCGCTTTGATATTGATTGCCGTCAGCGCCGGATTGACGCTTTCGGCGGACTATATATCGAGAAAGCTCAGGCACCAGTTCCTGAAGACCGAGCTGCGGCCGGCGCATGGATCACAGATACAAATGGCGCCATTAACATTCAGGAATCCATGA
- a CDS encoding ATP-binding cassette domain-containing protein: MGVLLELKDCRLTYPSNARNEADKLALAVDHLTIREGDRIALLGKSGAGKSTLLRHIRHQLADRASWCPQDASLVPQLKVFHNIYSGALDRHSGFVNLTNLLLPSFHFKANITALAEPLGISELLWTKADELSGGQQQRVAIARALYQQKPILLADEPVSALDKLQGREILELLVSRHDTSVIAMHNAQLALTVCNRVIGLKDQKLFLDCPVDQLSADSIGQLYQ; the protein is encoded by the coding sequence ATGGGCGTTCTGCTCGAGCTGAAAGACTGCCGGCTGACTTATCCGAGTAACGCCAGGAACGAAGCGGATAAACTGGCCCTGGCTGTAGATCACCTGACTATCCGGGAAGGGGATCGTATCGCGTTGCTCGGAAAAAGCGGAGCAGGGAAGAGCACTCTGCTGCGCCATATCCGTCACCAGTTGGCCGATCGGGCCAGCTGGTGCCCCCAAGACGCGTCCCTGGTGCCGCAGCTCAAGGTCTTCCACAATATCTATTCCGGCGCGCTGGATCGCCATTCGGGTTTTGTGAACCTGACAAACCTGCTGCTGCCGTCCTTCCATTTCAAGGCTAATATCACCGCTCTGGCGGAACCGCTCGGCATTTCCGAATTGCTCTGGACCAAGGCCGATGAACTCTCCGGCGGCCAGCAGCAGCGGGTCGCCATCGCCCGCGCGCTCTATCAACAAAAGCCCATCCTGCTGGCCGACGAGCCGGTATCGGCGCTGGACAAGCTACAAGGCAGGGAAATCCTCGAACTTCTGGTGAGCCGCCACGACACGTCGGTAATCGCCATGCATAACGCGCAGCTGGCTTTGACGGTGTGCAACCGGGTGATCGGACTGAAGGATCAGAAGCTATTCCTCGACTGCCCTGTCGATCAGCTCAGTGCCGACTCCATCGGGCAGCTGTATCAGTGA
- a CDS encoding putative selenate ABC transporter substrate-binding protein — MRYLTALLALLVSISGYAADTQRPQFTLTAIPDQNEAELVRRFAQVADYLSEQLEVDVEYIPVKSYPAAITAFRNNQVQLAWFGGLSGVQARRAVPGSEAIAQGYEDQFFKSYFIAHKSTGIEAGDELPQAIAGRTFTFGSKGSTSGRLMPEFYIREAFGEAPEEVFSRVGFSGDHSRTIALVQSGAFEVGAVNYAVWEKAVANGDVDADQVSVIWTTPEYADYQWTVRGDIDEQFGAGFKEKLTRALLAIDDKAILDSFPRSRFVSADNDVYRAIEQTAQAIGLLDNF, encoded by the coding sequence ATGCGCTATTTAACCGCATTACTGGCCCTGTTGGTGTCCATAAGCGGCTATGCCGCGGATACCCAGCGCCCGCAATTTACCCTTACCGCCATCCCCGACCAGAACGAAGCCGAGCTGGTGCGGCGCTTTGCGCAGGTTGCCGACTACCTCTCCGAACAACTGGAAGTGGACGTTGAGTACATTCCGGTCAAGAGCTACCCCGCGGCCATCACCGCATTCAGGAACAATCAGGTTCAGCTGGCCTGGTTTGGCGGGCTGTCCGGAGTTCAGGCGCGCAGGGCCGTTCCGGGTTCCGAGGCCATTGCCCAGGGTTATGAGGACCAGTTCTTCAAGAGCTATTTTATCGCCCACAAGAGCACCGGTATCGAAGCCGGCGACGAGCTGCCGCAGGCCATTGCCGGCAGGACCTTTACCTTTGGTTCCAAGGGCTCCACGTCCGGGCGGCTGATGCCGGAGTTCTATATCCGGGAGGCCTTTGGCGAGGCGCCAGAAGAGGTGTTCTCCCGTGTGGGCTTCAGTGGCGATCACAGTCGCACTATTGCCCTGGTGCAGTCGGGGGCCTTTGAAGTAGGTGCGGTGAATTACGCCGTCTGGGAGAAGGCCGTAGCCAATGGCGATGTGGACGCGGATCAGGTATCGGTTATCTGGACCACGCCGGAATACGCCGATTACCAGTGGACGGTGCGCGGTGATATCGACGAGCAGTTCGGGGCTGGCTTCAAAGAAAAGTTGACCCGGGCACTGCTGGCCATTGACGACAAGGCGATTCTGGACAGCTTCCCCAGATCCAGATTCGTTTCGGCGGACAACGATGTCTATCGGGCCATAGAACAAACCGCCCAGGCGATCGGCCTGCTCGATAATTTTTGA
- a CDS encoding RES family NAD+ phosphorylase, which yields MPKFPEPPGADRLEAISPALRHLPAGELVWRVHFLGGEHPCSWRQWRDFGPTSSRFDHQLPDVKGLPQAQNRKILYGAIGAGAVPTCLAEIFQNTRFIDRTNKRPCLSAFALTRELELLDLTGPWPTRAGCSMAINSGPRARARRWAQQFYQAYSRLDGILYPSSMYANSPAVAFFERAENCAPAKPSFHRMLADPALEDALVNIASDIGYGLSGPGV from the coding sequence ATGCCGAAATTTCCCGAGCCCCCCGGCGCCGACCGCCTGGAGGCAATTTCTCCGGCCCTTCGGCACCTGCCGGCGGGTGAGCTCGTGTGGCGGGTGCATTTTCTCGGTGGGGAGCACCCCTGTAGCTGGCGTCAGTGGCGCGATTTCGGGCCGACGAGCAGCCGCTTCGACCACCAGCTCCCTGATGTGAAAGGGCTTCCTCAAGCGCAGAACCGCAAGATTCTCTACGGCGCAATCGGTGCCGGCGCTGTTCCCACCTGCCTCGCCGAGATATTCCAGAATACCCGCTTTATAGACAGAACCAATAAGCGCCCCTGCCTTTCCGCCTTTGCTCTAACGCGAGAGCTGGAACTGCTGGACCTCACTGGCCCCTGGCCTACCCGTGCGGGCTGTTCCATGGCAATCAACAGCGGCCCGCGGGCGAGGGCGCGGCGCTGGGCGCAGCAGTTCTACCAAGCCTATTCCCGGCTCGACGGTATCCTCTATCCATCGAGCATGTACGCCAACAGTCCCGCAGTGGCGTTTTTCGAACGCGCCGAGAACTGCGCGCCCGCCAAACCGAGCTTCCACCGAATGCTGGCGGACCCGGCCCTGGAAGATGCGCTGGTCAATATCGCATCCGATATTGGCTATGGGCTCTCCGGCCCCGGTGTTTGA
- a CDS encoding glycine-rich domain-containing protein-like, with protein sequence MHEWHLIMDRKTKILNFKFSTNAERQLFFKKMSDLYGWSETFCERALIEYKRFICLAATSGKRVVPSRIVDNVWHMHLTFTKSYWHDLCRDTIGKDIHHNPSQADAESKSRDLSGYLNTLDLYRTTFGAEPAHDFWPEPGVYAQKTRNRKLWLPVIGATTLLAACSTLSDFDGPAIFSFFVALIVLFVFISGMRSSTGKRKGRAKKRRGGSGAASGGGYGDYSDCSSCSSCSSCGGGGD encoded by the coding sequence TTGCATGAATGGCACTTAATTATGGATAGAAAAACAAAAATTTTGAATTTTAAGTTTTCAACCAATGCCGAGCGGCAGCTTTTTTTCAAAAAAATGTCGGACTTGTACGGCTGGTCAGAAACCTTTTGCGAAAGGGCACTGATCGAATATAAGCGCTTTATCTGTCTGGCTGCCACTTCCGGTAAACGGGTGGTGCCCTCCAGAATCGTCGATAACGTCTGGCATATGCACCTCACCTTCACCAAATCCTACTGGCACGACTTGTGCCGGGACACAATCGGCAAGGATATTCACCACAATCCATCCCAGGCAGATGCTGAATCCAAGTCCCGCGATCTCAGCGGTTATTTGAACACGCTGGACCTCTACCGCACCACCTTCGGCGCGGAGCCCGCCCATGACTTCTGGCCTGAGCCGGGCGTGTACGCGCAGAAAACCAGAAACAGGAAACTCTGGCTCCCGGTGATCGGCGCCACCACGCTGCTCGCGGCCTGTTCGACCCTCTCCGATTTCGACGGGCCGGCGATCTTCTCGTTCTTCGTCGCCCTAATCGTTCTGTTTGTGTTCATCAGCGGCATGCGCTCCAGTACAGGCAAGCGGAAGGGAAGAGCCAAAAAGCGGCGGGGCGGTTCCGGCGCCGCGAGCGGAGGCGGATACGGGGACTACAGTGATTGCAGCAGTTGTAGCAGCTGTAGCAGTTGCGGAGGCGGTGGGGACTGA
- a CDS encoding NADPH-dependent FMN reductase, with amino-acid sequence MKVKNQMKELSFLALSGSLRRESYNTAALQALQVLAPQQIEVKLGSIDGLPLYNPDLEDENIAAVNELKSNLRKSDGLIIASPEYAHGISGPLKNALDWLVSGSEFPFKPIMLINTSPRAHHALAALREVLSTMSGILVDRSFVSIPLLGSDLDTKGILAEPNISEALYKGLNAFSSEIWSQKFNCCMNGT; translated from the coding sequence ATGAAAGTGAAAAATCAAATGAAAGAATTGAGCTTTCTGGCTTTGTCGGGAAGTCTGCGCAGAGAATCCTACAACACCGCAGCCCTTCAAGCACTGCAGGTACTGGCACCGCAACAGATAGAAGTTAAATTGGGAAGTATAGATGGACTTCCCTTATACAACCCGGACCTGGAGGACGAGAACATAGCAGCAGTAAACGAGCTGAAGTCCAATCTCAGGAAATCCGATGGTTTGATCATCGCCAGCCCGGAATACGCGCACGGAATCAGTGGCCCTCTGAAGAATGCACTTGACTGGCTTGTGAGCGGGTCGGAATTTCCGTTCAAACCGATTATGCTTATAAATACATCGCCGCGGGCACACCACGCCCTGGCTGCTTTGAGAGAAGTTCTCTCAACCATGTCTGGCATCCTAGTGGATAGGTCATTTGTATCCATTCCACTTTTGGGCAGTGACCTGGATACGAAGGGAATCCTTGCAGAACCGAACATATCTGAAGCCCTGTACAAGGGATTGAATGCATTCTCCTCGGAAATCTGGTCACAAAAATTTAACTGTTGCATGAATGGCACTTAA
- a CDS encoding IS5 family transposase — MHQVSFAEAEYRNKRRKTRREKFLEQMESLVPWERLEAKIEPSYPKAGRGRQPYRLRIMLRIHCMQLFYNLSDPAMEDSLYEIESMRHFAGLTLTDRIPDETTILNFRHLLEEHQLGRQLFEEIKGHLNDHGMLLREGSIVDATIISAPSSTKNREKARDPEMHQTKKGNQWHFGMKMHIGVDEVLGIIHSVDTTAANAHDITATERVLHGDEKRVWGDAGYTGVGSREEFKGREVEWNIAMKPSKQKTLPGQDAARQVEKIKAQIRAKVEHPFRYIKRVFGYDKVRYRGLAKNTERLCLLAGFTNLLIGKKYLPA; from the coding sequence ATGCATCAAGTCAGCTTTGCCGAAGCCGAATACCGCAACAAGCGCCGCAAGACCCGCCGCGAGAAATTCCTCGAACAGATGGAATCCTTGGTTCCGTGGGAACGCCTGGAAGCGAAGATCGAACCCTCCTATCCGAAGGCCGGGCGCGGTCGCCAACCGTACCGACTGCGGATCATGCTTCGAATCCATTGCATGCAGCTGTTCTACAACCTCAGTGATCCGGCGATGGAGGACTCGCTCTATGAGATTGAATCCATGCGCCATTTTGCTGGCTTGACACTGACAGACCGGATTCCCGATGAAACCACAATCCTCAACTTTCGCCACCTGCTTGAAGAGCACCAGCTCGGTCGCCAACTGTTTGAGGAGATCAAAGGCCACCTCAATGATCACGGTATGTTGCTGAGAGAAGGCAGTATCGTGGATGCCACCATTATCTCCGCGCCGAGTTCCACCAAGAATCGAGAGAAGGCCCGTGATCCAGAGATGCACCAGACCAAGAAAGGCAACCAGTGGCATTTTGGCATGAAGATGCATATTGGTGTCGATGAGGTACTGGGGATCATTCACAGTGTGGACACGACCGCCGCCAATGCACATGACATCACCGCGACTGAGCGGGTTCTCCATGGAGACGAAAAGAGGGTTTGGGGTGATGCGGGCTACACTGGTGTGGGGAGTCGGGAAGAGTTCAAAGGCCGGGAAGTGGAATGGAATATAGCGATGAAGCCCAGTAAGCAGAAAACGCTTCCCGGGCAAGATGCCGCTCGGCAAGTAGAAAAGATCAAGGCTCAGATCCGGGCGAAAGTGGAGCATCCCTTCCGCTATATAAAGCGCGTGTTTGGTTACGACAAGGTGCGCTACCGGGGACTGGCGAAGAATACCGAACGCCTGTGCCTGCTGGCAGGCTTCACCAACCTGTTAATTGGAAAGAAATACCTGCCTGCCTAG